A stretch of DNA from Spirochaetota bacterium:
AAAAAATAGCAGTACTTGTTCTCCTGCTGAAAATAGATCTGGATGCAGTTTTCCTTATGGTTTTCGAGGATCTTTCTAAGATAGTTGAGCTCGCTCAGACCCGGATCGATCCTGAGGCTGGTGAGCGCGCCGTTGTTGTTGCTCAGAATGTAGAGGAGCTGGGCCTCCGATTCGCACATGGTCGCCGAGATGCTCTCCTCCTGACCGACGCGCTTGTTCGAATACAGGAAGAACTTGTTTCCGATCACCGATATGTAGCGCCTGCGCACGTTGTCGGAGGTATCAATGAAAAAGCGGTACATGTCGCGTATGATGGCCGTCAGGCGGTCGAATTCCCTGGTCGAGCCGTAGGGCAGCGAGGACGAGAGGTGAACCGCCGCGGTGTAGTCCTTGCGCGTGAGCAGGGCTCCCTGAAGTATTCTCCCGAACACCTTTGCAAGGTCGATCTCGTTCTTGAAGGAATCGAATTTCGTTTCGCCCCAGCTCGTATGATAAAGAAAAATAATGTCGTCGATCTTCTTCGAATATTTCGAATAGGGGTTGATAATGATATAGCTGACGACGGGGAACGCCTCTTTGAGGAAATAGGCGTTGTGCAGCTCGATGCGCTTGTAGGTGAAATGCGTGGTGAGCTGCGCGATGAGCTCCCGTATGTAATTCGGGTCCGCCGGGAGTATCCCGGGGTCCATTTCCAGCCGGGTGTAGTCCTTCTGGAAGAGCCGGTTCAGGCCCAGCCACACGATGATGCCCACGAAGCGGTTGTCCTTGTATAGAATTACCTTTGCGGGGGAATTGCTTATTATCACCCGCTTGGAAAGCAGCCAGAATTCCCGCCCCTCCTTGTCGCGTACGAATTCGATGGTGAGAAGCTTTTCCGGCGGGTAATTCTTGAAACTCAGCGTATTGTCGATCTTGTTGTCGGCGATCGCGAAGTGGGAATATATCTTGCGGGAAATCCCCTGGAGCTCGCTATCGGAAAGCAGGTGCGCGGCCTTCTTGGATTCGATCGCACCCAGGATGTCCTTGTAACCGCGCAGCATGAATTTCTTGGTGTCGTTCATGAGCTTGGTGACGGAATCGATATCCAGGTTTTCGAAGTTGTCGAGCTTGGCCAGGAGCGAATCGGCCCACTCCCACTTGGCGATGTACGCGGCCATGTTCCGGACCTTTTCGCTCTGCGCGGCCTCGGGATGGTTCCTGGGGGTATACGACAGCCGCGGATCGACTTTCAGATAAAAGCATATGGTGAGGAGCTCGGTCGCGAGGCTGTCTTTAATCATCGCGGCGTAGTAATTGTAAACCTGGTTAAACATGATGACGTAGGAATCGACCGCCTGGGTGTAGAGCTTCCCCTCGTGGACGTTTTTCTTGATAATCGTGCTAATAAAGGGATTCGTTCCGGTGGAGTGAATGTAGCGCTCGAGGAGCCCCAGCTTCAGTATAGATTTGAACGGGCTTCCCAGCGATTTCAGAAGCTGGAACAGGGCGGCGACAAGGAAATCGTCGCGCCCGATCATGGACAGATTTCCCAGGTCGATATACTCGTTCACGAGCGCGGCGCCATCCGCAGCAAGGAGCCATTCCCCGTATTCGGAATCGCTGCAGCCGGCGGGTACCACCCACCAGAACGGCGTCTTGCCGGCGATGATGATCGAGCTTCTGAAGAATTCCTCTTTCAAAAGCACGCCCAGCGATGTCCCGGAAAAGTTGTCCTCGCTGTTGTCGTCGAATATATTGCGGCGGACTTTCGATATGTCGTTGAGGAAGAAATGGACCTCGACGTTGAAGTGCTCGGCGATCCATTCCTCGATGAGACGGAATTTCGATTTGAAAATTCTCAAGGCCTCGGGGCTCGCCTGCGATTCGTCCGCGCACACCCAGAAATCGAAATCGGAATGCTTCGAGAAAGCTATCGTGCCGCCGCTGCCCATGAGCGCGAACATCTGGATAAAGGGCTGTATCCCCTGGCCGGTGGAAATATTCGCGGCGGGGAACAAGCCGCGTACGAACGCGGGGACCCTGGGCTTCGCCTCGTACCGGTAAATGCCCTGCGGCATTTCGGGGTATTCCACGAAGCCCGGGAGACTCGGCTGGTTAACGCTCAACAGGAACGGGATCGAGTCGAAGAGATCGATGATCTTCTGGTCGCCAATCGCCGCGTACAGGCTTTCGACCTTGCGGGAATTGAAGGCGCGGAAGGCCTTGTCAAATGCGGCTACCTTTCCCAGTATTTCCGATTTTTTTTCAGTTTCCATTTCCTTCTCGCAGGGATCGCTTTGGGTTTCCATCGATTACGCGCAATTTCTCTTTGAGCCTTTATGCGCGCACCGATGCGTGCGGTTCCGGCAATCCGATGCGTCCGCCTGTGAACAAACGATAGCGTACGCGTCCCAATAATTCAATGATTTTATCCTCGCGTCCGGGGCGCCTCTGTCCTAGAATACGGACTTTTCGAGCACCTTGAGCGCCGTTTCCTCGAGTATCTTCACCGCGAAGATGAGCATGGCAAACCGCTGGTCTTTCGTCTGGCCGTGATAAAAGCGGTAATATATCTGCTGCGCGATCACGGCCAGACGGAACAGGCCGAAGCAAAAATAATAATCGAAATTGTCGACGGGGATCCCGCTGTGCCTGGAGTAGTATTCGACCAGTTCATCCCTGGTCATCGCGCCGTCAAGGTGCGTGGGCAGCATGCGGACGGCCTGGAAATTCGCGGGATCGGTTTTCTCGACCCAGTACGCGATGGACGAACCGAGATCCATCAGGGGATCGCCTATGGTCGCCATCTCCCAGTCGAGCACCCCGATTATTTTCAGGGGATTCGCCGGATCGAGGACCACGTTGTCGAACTTGTAATCGTTGTGAATAACGGCGACATAGGGGGAATCTGCGGGCATTTTTTCCGCGAGCCACGACATGACGGTTTCAAAATCGGGCGCGTCGGGCGTGCGCGCGTCCCGGTAGCGGCGGCTCCAGCCGGTCACCTGCCGTTCGACGTACCCCTCGGGCTTGCCGTAATCCGCGAGTCCGGCCGCGCGGTAATCGACCTTGTGGAGTGCGATCTGGACGTCCGCAAGCTCCTTGCACAGGGCGCGCATCTCGGGCGGCGAAAGGCTAAGACCCTTCGGCAGATTTTTCCTGAGTATGATTCCCTTTATCCGCTCCATCACGTAGAACGGGCATCCCATGATGCCCTCGTCCTCGGAATACGCGAGCGGGGCGGGGCAGTAGGGAAACACCGGTTTGAGCGCGGAAAGCATGCGGAACTCGCGCCCCATGTCGTGCGCGGTCTTAGCCTTGCGGCCGAACGGGGGCCTGCGGAGCACGAGCTCGCGCGTTCCGAATTTAATGAAATAGGTGAGGTTCGAGAAGCCGCTCGGGAACTGGCTGATCCGGAATTCACCCGAGAGCCCGGCTATGGAATCCTTTAAAAAGGCTTCGACCCTGCCCGGATCGAGCTCTTCCCCCGGGCGTGTATTCGTGGCCTCGTCGATATATTCGCTCATGTGATGGTCTCCTTAGCCGCGGCGGTCGAGGTATGATTCGACGAATCCGGTCACGAATGCCGCGTAATCCTCCGCGCTTACCTTGCGGGTCCTGTACTTCCAACGCTTGAGATACCAGTCTTGCAGAATGGATTTGATGAGCGACGCGGTCATGATCGTGTCGTGATCGGCGAAGGCGCCCGCCCGGCTGCCTTCCTCGAGTATCCCGGCGAAGAGCCCCTCGGTGAACAGCTCGCTTTCGATGGCGGCCTTCTGGTCCTTCTTTCCAAGGTTTTTGGCCTCCATGTATGAAAAATAAAACCAGGCATGCATGATCTCGCTCAGGAAAATGTGCGCGTAGATGAGGGTGCGCAGCCTCGTGCGCGCGTCGGGCACCGCCAGCATCCGCTCCCCGAGCACGCGCGCCACGGTGCGGCGCCCGTATTCCTGGATAAGGGCGAGCAGCTCTTCCTTGCTCGAAAAGTAGGCGTACATGGCGCCCAGGCTCAGTCCCGTAGCCGCGCTCAGGTCCCGCATGCTCATGGCCTGGAAGCCCTGGCGGTTCGCGATCTCCAGGGTCGCCTCGGAAATGCGGCGCAGGTTTTCCACCGCGCGCGCCTCTTTCTTGATGCGGATCACCGACGGATTTTCCTGGACGATCTCGCGGATGGCCGCGTCCTGGGACGCGGCGACAAGCTTCTCGAATTCCCTGATGTCCATCATGCCCGATAGCGCGTTCAATTCGGCATTTCCCCTTGAAGTTGATCGACGTCCCCGGGGCGATCCGGATTCGGGCCGGGTGAATTACTCGGCGCCCGGAATATCGATTCCATCTTTCCGATCCGTCCGTCGTGCAAGAGCCTGCCGTGAGGCATAGACGATACGTGCGGCCTCTATTTCCCCGCGAACCGCCGTATCGGACCCCTCCCGCGCCGCTTCGAGCGCTTCCCCGGCCCCACACGTGCCTATCCTTCCCAGGGACCACGCGCACATCGCCCGTACACGCCAGTCCCCCGCCTCCGCGAGCCCGCGCGCAAGGCTGCTCACGTACGTGGGATCAAGGCTGTTGCCCATCGCCCGCGCGGCGTTCATCTGCCATCGCCACAGGTCCTCGGGCGGCATGTAGAACATGTGCGGCCAGACGTTCGCCGTGTAGTACGCCGTGTCCATGTTCAATATTTCACGCAGGTCGAAATGCGCCGCGCGCGCGCGGACGCGCTCGTTCACGGGACGGTCGGCCGCCAGCCACGCCTGGTTGCGGGGGCACACGTTCTGGCAGCGGTCGCAGCCGTAGACCCAGAGTCCCATGGGCTCCCTGAGCTCCACGGGCGTGAGATCGTTTCCATAATAGCTCAGGTACGAGATGCAGCGCCGGGGGTCGATTTTCCTGGGTCCCTTCAGGGCGCCGGTGGGACAGGCCGATATGCACGCGTTCCTGCACCATTCGGGGCACCCCACGCTCACGGTGGGGGCATCGGGCTCGAAATCGCGGTCGACGAGGAAGGCGAGGGGGAGCACGAAGGAGCTTCCCCGGGCGGCGCGATGTCCGTAAAAGAGGCAGTTTTTGCCGAACGTGCCCAGTCCCGCGCGTGCCGCCGCGAGGCGGTGCGGCACGTGAAACGGGACCTTCGAATCCATGCCATGTTCCTTCAGGAAGGCGCGAAAGGCCTTGAGCCTCACCGCGAGCCCGTCGCGCGTAACGCGATCGTCGTCCAGGTAACAGCGCCCGTAATGCGTCTCGAGGCCGCGGGGGAATCCCTCCCGGAAATAATTTTCCAGCAGCACTATGATCGACCGGCATTCCGGATACACCGCGCGGGGGTCCGTTCCCTGGAAGAGGTCCAGCCCCAGCGAGACGCACCACTCGTACATGTCGCGCCGCGCCTCGAGCACCTCGCGATGGTCTTCGAACGGCTCACAGCCCGTGAAGCCCGCGTCCTCGAACCCCAGCTCCCGCGCCTTGTTCCTGATATCTTCCTTCGAAATATTCATTCCCGTTACCTGTAGGTGATGAGTGCGCCCCCGTCGTTCATTTCGAGGTGGCAGTAGTCGTTAAACGATGCCAGGGTGAGCCTCTCCTCGCTGTATTTGAAGCGCGTCACGGAGCTGTTCACGACCTGCCAGCAGAGCCTCATGGTCTCTTCGCCCGAGAGGCCCGTCGCATACTGCACCGATGCCGAAATGGTTCCCCCGGAGGTGAACACGATCACGCGCTTCCCGGCGCCGTTTTCCTTCATGATGCGCGTGAGGGAGTGCTTCACCCTTTCCTGGAACTCATTCCAGGACTCAAGTCCGTTTGATTCGAATCCGCCTCCCACCCACCTGAGCATCGCGCGCTCGAACACGCGCTGAAATGATTTGCGGCTGGTAAACAGCGCCTCTATGTCCGGCGCGAGCGTGGGGTCTTCCCGGACGAGACCGGGAAGGATCGCGGTGAGAATCGCCTTCGAGTCGTATTCGTCGAGTCCGGGAATCGTCACCGGCGCGGGAAGCTCGACGCCCTGCGTTGTATAATAGTCGATGAACGCGGCCGCCGAATAGCGCTGGCGTTCGAGCGTGCCCGAGTACAGCGCGTCGAAGCGTGCGCCCAGCGCGTGCAGGTGGGAGGCGAGCAGTGCCGATTGCCGTGTCCCCGTGGGCGACAAGACATCATAGTTTTCCTTGCCGAACGAGGCCTGCCCGTGTCTGATACAATAGAGTTCACTCATGCCCGCACCTTTCCCAGAAACTAGCGCCGTACCGGGAACCGGTCAAGAAAAATATGAACGATCGTTCGTTTTTTTATTGTCAGCCCGCACAGGTCGCGTAGTATGAGGTCTGATACACCAGGCAATGGACGGGCGTATGAAAATTCTGGTATGCATAAAACAGGTAGCGGATGCGGAATCGAGGTTCCATATCGCCCCCGGCGGGAGTCGTATCCTCTTCGATCCGGGCGCGGTCTACCGCATGAACCGCTACGACGAATTCGCGCTGGAGGAGGCGCTCAGGGTGAAGGACGCCGCGCCGGACACCCTGGTCCATGCGGTATCCCTGGGTCCCCCGCGCGCGGAGAGCACGCTCAGGCGCGCGCTGGAGATGGGCGCCCATGACGCATTCCGGATCGAGGGCGACGACGAGGGCGTGATGCCCGCGCTGTGGAAGGCGCGCATGATAGCCGCGTGGGCGGTTACGTGCGGATACGACCTTGTCCTGGCAGGGGTGATGTCGGAGGACAGCATGTCCTGCCAGTTCGCGCCCGCACTCGCGGAATACATGGGGGCGGCATCGGCGACGGGGGTCATGGAAATCGCGATCGCCCCGGCGGGCGGCCGCGTCACCGTTGGGCGCGAGATCGATTCCAACACGCGCGAGATCGTGGAGCTCTCCCTGCCGGCGGTGCTCGCGGTGCAATCGGGCATCAATCGTCCTCGCTACCCATCGCTCTCCAACGTGCTGCGCGCGAAGGAGCGAATGATCACGACGGTTCGTTCCGATACTCCCGCGGGCCCCGATCAGGACATCCGGTATCACGAGGCCCCGCGCGGCAGGGAAGGACGCATCCTGGCCGGGAGCCCCGCGGAAAAGGCGGCCGCACTCTGCGATTTCTTCCACGAGGTCTCGCTGCTATGACGCGCGTTCTCATCGTCCTCGCCGAGCGCGCACAGGGCCCGGCGCCGTTCGCGATGGCGGGCGAGCTCGCCGCCTGCGCGCGCGCATTCGGTGGTAACGACGCCGAAATCGCCCTGGCATTGCTGGGGGGCGGCACCGAAGAAATGACGACCGAACTTTCGCGCGCGACCGGGTGCCCCGTGTATTCTTTCGAGTATCCCCACGGAGCTGTGTATTCGTGCGAAACCTGCACGACCGCGCTTGCCGCGCTCGCGCGGGAAACCGGCGCGTCCGTAGTGCTCGTTCCGCATACCCCGCGCGGGTACGATTTCGCCCCGCGTCTCGCCGCGCGGTTGGGCGCGGCGTGCGTGACCGGGGTGGAAGGAATCGAGCGTAACGGTGACACCGTCAGGTTTTCCCGGTCCGCGTGTTTCGGGAAGCTTCGAGCT
This window harbors:
- a CDS encoding TetR/AcrR family transcriptional regulator; the protein is MDIREFEKLVAASQDAAIREIVQENPSVIRIKKEARAVENLRRISEATLEIANRQGFQAMSMRDLSAATGLSLGAMYAYFSSKEELLALIQEYGRRTVARVLGERMLAVPDARTRLRTLIYAHIFLSEIMHAWFYFSYMEAKNLGKKDQKAAIESELFTEGLFAGILEEGSRAGAFADHDTIMTASLIKSILQDWYLKRWKYRTRKVSAEDYAAFVTGFVESYLDRRG
- a CDS encoding epoxyqueuosine reductase; amino-acid sequence: MNISKEDIRNKARELGFEDAGFTGCEPFEDHREVLEARRDMYEWCVSLGLDLFQGTDPRAVYPECRSIIVLLENYFREGFPRGLETHYGRCYLDDDRVTRDGLAVRLKAFRAFLKEHGMDSKVPFHVPHRLAAARAGLGTFGKNCLFYGHRAARGSSFVLPLAFLVDRDFEPDAPTVSVGCPEWCRNACISACPTGALKGPRKIDPRRCISYLSYYGNDLTPVELREPMGLWVYGCDRCQNVCPRNQAWLAADRPVNERVRARAAHFDLREILNMDTAYYTANVWPHMFYMPPEDLWRWQMNAARAMGNSLDPTYVSSLARGLAEAGDWRVRAMCAWSLGRIGTCGAGEALEAAREGSDTAVRGEIEAARIVYASRQALARRTDRKDGIDIPGAE
- a CDS encoding phosphotransferase family protein, whose amino-acid sequence is MSEYIDEATNTRPGEELDPGRVEAFLKDSIAGLSGEFRISQFPSGFSNLTYFIKFGTRELVLRRPPFGRKAKTAHDMGREFRMLSALKPVFPYCPAPLAYSEDEGIMGCPFYVMERIKGIILRKNLPKGLSLSPPEMRALCKELADVQIALHKVDYRAAGLADYGKPEGYVERQVTGWSRRYRDARTPDAPDFETVMSWLAEKMPADSPYVAVIHNDYKFDNVVLDPANPLKIIGVLDWEMATIGDPLMDLGSSIAYWVEKTDPANFQAVRMLPTHLDGAMTRDELVEYYSRHSGIPVDNFDYYFCFGLFRLAVIAQQIYYRFYHGQTKDQRFAMLIFAVKILEETALKVLEKSVF
- a CDS encoding electron transfer flavoprotein subunit beta/FixA family protein, coding for MDGRMKILVCIKQVADAESRFHIAPGGSRILFDPGAVYRMNRYDEFALEEALRVKDAAPDTLVHAVSLGPPRAESTLRRALEMGAHDAFRIEGDDEGVMPALWKARMIAAWAVTCGYDLVLAGVMSEDSMSCQFAPALAEYMGAASATGVMEIAIAPAGGRVTVGREIDSNTREIVELSLPAVLAVQSGINRPRYPSLSNVLRAKERMITTVRSDTPAGPDQDIRYHEAPRGREGRILAGSPAEKAAALCDFFHEVSLL
- a CDS encoding histidine phosphatase family protein translates to MSELYCIRHGQASFGKENYDVLSPTGTRQSALLASHLHALGARFDALYSGTLERQRYSAAAFIDYYTTQGVELPAPVTIPGLDEYDSKAILTAILPGLVREDPTLAPDIEALFTSRKSFQRVFERAMLRWVGGGFESNGLESWNEFQERVKHSLTRIMKENGAGKRVIVFTSGGTISASVQYATGLSGEETMRLCWQVVNSSVTRFKYSEERLTLASFNDYCHLEMNDGGALITYR